One Eubalaena glacialis isolate mEubGla1 chromosome 11, mEubGla1.1.hap2.+ XY, whole genome shotgun sequence DNA segment encodes these proteins:
- the KLRF2 gene encoding killer cell lectin-like receptor subfamily F member 2 yields the protein MGNNYVCPNDSLLNQGKCYRFSASSKTWNESQHDCAKLQAYLPVTQNSKELEFIQKSLKSGQPSWIGLYRTSPGKQWMWINEHFVEQKKKKEKYSSLGEKRMDIRTNLEIGYPGLADTLCLLSPGFSMTGPVDNMSCAVITRNQVYFEDCDSKFNGICQRDVV from the exons GAAATAATTATGTGTGCCCAAATGACTCGCTATTGAACCAAGGGAAATGTTACAGGTTTTCAGCTTCTTCTAAAACTTGGAATGAAAGTCAACATGATTGTGCAAAGCTACAGGCATATTTGCCGGTGACTCAAAATTCAAAAGAACTG GAGTTCatacagaaaagtttaaaatctGGACAACCTAGTTGGATTGGACTATATCGTACATCCCCAGGAAAACAATGGATGTGGATAAATGAACATTTTGTGGAACAAAAAAA aaagaaagagaagtatAGTAGCCTGGGCGAGAAGCGAATGGATATAAGGACTAACCTGGAGATAGGATACCCAGGACTTGCTGATACAC TCTGCCTTTTATCTCCTGGTTTTTCAATGACTGGACCAGTTGATAACATGAGCTGTGCTGTCATAACAAGAAATCAGGTGTATTTTGAAGACTGTGACTCCAAATTTAATGGCATTTGCCAGAGAGATGTTGTCTGA